Proteins found in one Oscarella lobularis chromosome 16, ooOscLobu1.1, whole genome shotgun sequence genomic segment:
- the LOC136197014 gene encoding uncharacterized protein has translation MLRMANVALITSVVTLIVSVRGSTEGQNTTNTTSTTRGPTPTPRRPTESSNATSSTTISTTTSLRTTNTSTTNASTPLPSPTPTDKGHFVIIVASASGGGGLLIIILVISCCCCYCRRKRNFEIEGATRRSPSERKAKTLPRTEGVGGEDAEYTYVAQKPAWSFFFSRKKKAPRDGEIPLPPLPDDAKARKKTKSKGKEGSPCYVDEKGKKSNLPPEKRARTNKEEHRYLELVGGAECQVEDYESVEATRSKNGPGYVNVQNENPTEDGGYANADEWLGAAGSSEKRLEEDKVYQNANSEEDNDYQNLNVADLEEDDAYQNMNVTEDDVYQNAPQEDDVYENA, from the exons ATGCTTCGCATGGCAAACGTGGCACTAATTACAAGCGTCGTAACTCTGATCGTCAGTGTACGCGGATCGACCGAAGGACAGAACACCACGAACACCACGTCAACAACGCGCG GCCCAACGCCAACGCCACGACGACCAACCGAAAGTAGCAatgcaacgtcgtcgacaacgatatcgacaacgacgtcgcttcgaacgacAAACACCTCAACGACAAACGCCTCAACGCCACTTCCTTCACCTACTCCCACTGACAAGG GTCACTTCGTGATTATTGTCGCTTCCGCGAGCGGCGGAGGCGGTCTTCTCATTATTATTCTAGTCATTTCGTGCTGTTGTTGTTACTGTCGTCGCAAAA GGAACTTTGAAATCGAAGG GGCAACTAGACGAAGTCCGTCCGAACGAAAGGCGAAGACGTTGCCTCGAACGGAAGGCGTAGGCGGAGAGGACGCAGAGTACACGTACGTTGCGCAGAAACCCGCGTGgtccttctttttcagccgaaaaaagaaggcgccgcgcgacggcgaaatacCGCTGCCGCCTTTACCGGATGACGCGAAAGCAcgtaaaaaaacgaaatcgaaaggGAAAGAGGGCAGTCCGTgctacgtcgacgaaaagggGAAGAAATCCAATTTGCCGCCCGAGAAACGAGCGCGTACTAACAAAGAAGAGCATCGGTACCTGGAGCTGGTTGGCGGGGCCGAATGCCAAGTAGAAGATTACGAATCAGTTGAAGCCACGAGGTCGAAAAATGGTCCCGGATACGTGAACGTACAGAACGAAAACCCGACCGAAGACGGCGGTTacgcgaacgccgacgagtGGTTAGGAGCGGCGGGGAGTTCAGAAAAACGGCTAGAGGAAGACAAGGTGTATCAGAACGCGAATTCAGAAGAAGACAACGATTATCAGAACCtgaacgtcgccgatctcgaagaggacgacgcATATCAGAACATGAATGTgacagaagacgacgtgtATCAAAACGCGCCGCAAGAGGACGACGTCTACGAGAATGCGTAa
- the LOC136197002 gene encoding mitofusin-2-like produces the protein MAESSLTWKPQDDPSREKKAFYRSSSVATVAGMPSHSLAVKPKPRESDPLRRFGEAKKRASDLFNRLENVLSRTLAIFRKSERSDEIAEVETFANQVKGIRDVIGRDSMKVVFFGRTSNGKSSCINAMLHQSILPSGIGHTTSCFCSVQGTDSPDAPYLLTSGSNERQNVETVQQLASSLQETSLQHESMVQVFWPRERCRLLKEDVELVDSPGIDISPDSDTWIDKICLDADVFVLVSNAESTLMTTEKQFFHKVSNRLSKPNVFILNNRWDASAGEDQETMRKVREQHLRKDKDFLVNELRVVEKTMAEDRVFFVSAKEVLQSRTEGFDSLTAEGSHDRLREFETFEKKFEACLSQSAISTKFKQHVINGRHISEKTEKMLINMKSTAEARKSQCKDALKDRHEEIAKIDRTRKNSQKEWEQKIMETTSGVHDLVKEALKTEIQRLRELVNGYSANPFSVNNLDTYNEGLCGHLESQFDQKMMASCNSSVSQLMRQAQQEMLCTVQSAIPQHLQMDTSNVVSSQDVVLCYELDFGEICARFQPDLKFKFSWGMTILRHWLGPQVVAGNAVPVETDAPSFALWMSQKITAQSVWPAITVGAAIWQTIGWKVAATLGLGLLCLYGYERLCWTTRVQENAFKEQFVGYTADKLGTVVTMKSRDCKQQVDRELIKSVSHLKGILGDALKQLDDDVSKLERDIDVSTELEKKANGHIFDMETFRSEFEKFSRNYLEEEE, from the exons ATGGCAGAATCTAGCCTGACTTGGAAGCCGCAAGATGATCCctcgagagaaaagaaagccttTTATCGATCTTCATCAGTAGCAACGGTCGCCGGTATGCCGTCTCACTCTCTCGCAGTAAAACCCAAACCGCGCGAATCGGACCCCTTACGCCGCTTCGGcgaggcgaagaagagagcgaGCGATCTCTTCAACCGTCTCGAGAACGTCCTCAGCCGCACGCTGGCGATCTTTCGCAAAAGCGAGCGCTCGGACGAGATAGCCGAAGTGGAAACGTTCGCGAATCAAGTCAAAGGGATACGCGACGTAATCGGACGCGATTCGATgaaagtcgtctttttcggtcGAACGAGCAACGGAAAGAGCAGCTGCATCAACGCAATGCTTCACCAGTCCATTCTTCCGTCCGGCATCGGGCACACGACGAGCTGCTTCTGTTCCGTTCAGGGAACGGATAGTCCGGATGCGCCCTACCTGCTCACTTCCGGGTCGAACGAGCGACAGAATGTCGAGACGGTGCAGCAGTTGGCGAGCTCTTTGCAGGAGACGTCGCTGCAGCACGAGAGTATGGTGCAAGTTTTTTGGCCGAGGGAAAG GTGTCGGTTGCTCAAGGAGGACGTTGAGCTTGTCGACAG TCCTGGTATTGATATCAGTCCCGATTCCGATACTTGGATTGATAAGATTTGCTTGGATGctgacgttttcgttttggTTTCCAATGCCGAGTCGACTCTCATGACAACG gaaaaacaattttttcacAAAGTCAGCAATCGACTTTCGAAACCCaacgtttttattttgaacAATCGATGGGACGCGTCGGCTGGCGAAGATCAGGAGACGATGAGAAAA GTTCGGGAGCAGCACTTGAGAAAGGATAAAGATTTCCTCGTAAACGAACTTCGCGTTGTGGAGAAAACGATGGCAGAAGATCGAGTCTTCTTTGTTTCGGCGAAAGAA GTGCTACAATCTAGGACCGAAGGATTTGACAGTTTGACGGCAGAAGGCTCTCACGATAGACTGAGAGAATTTGAAAcatttgaaaagaaatttgag GCATGTTTGTCCCAATCGGCAATAAGCACCAAATTCAAACAGCACGTCATCAACGGTCGGCACATAAGcgaaaagacggaaaagatGCTTATCAATATGAAATCAACTGCCGAAGCGagaaa ATCCCAATGCAAAGATGCGCTAAAAGACCGACACGAGGAAATAGCGAAAATCGACCGCACGAGGAAAAACTCGCAAAAGGAATGGGAACAGAAAATAATGGAAACGACTTCGGGAGTCCACGACCTG GTGAAAGAAGCATTGAAAACGGAAATTCAACGTCTTCGAGAACTCGTCAACGGATACTCGGCTAATCCTTTCTCAGTCAACAACCTTGACACTTATAACGAG GGTCTCTGTGGTCATCTGGAGTCTCAGTTCGATCAGAAGATGATGGCTTCGTGCAATAGCTCCGTTTCGCAGTTGATGCGACAGGCTCAACAAGAGATGCTCTGCACTGTCCAGTCTGCTATTCCTCAACATCTTCAAATGGACACatcaaacgtcgtctcgtcgcaaGACGTCGTGCTTTGCTATGAACTCGATTTTGGGGAGATCTGCGCCAGGTTTCAGCCTGATTTGAAGTTCAAGTTTTCGTGGGGTATGACGATATTGCGTCATTGGCTGGGACCGCAGGTCGTTGCGGGAAACGCAGTGCCGGTAGAAACA GATGCGCCTTCGTTTGCTCTTTGGATGTCCCAGAAAATCACGGCGCAATCTGTGTGGCCCGCCATTACAGTGGGAGCAGCT ATATGGCAAACGATAGGATGGAAAGTGGCTGCGACGCTTGGCTTGGGATTACTGTGCTTATACGGTTACGAGAGGTTATGTTGGACAACGAGGGTGCAGGAGAACGCTTTCAAGGAACAG TTTGTTGGTTATACGGCTGATAAGCTTGGTACTGTGGTGACTATGAAGAGCAGAGATTGCAAGCAGCAGGTGGACAG AGAACTGATTAAGTCGGTTTCTCATCTCAAGGGCATACTTGGGGACGCGTTGAAGCAGCTCGATGATGACGTGAGTAAGTTGGAAAGAGATATTGACGTCAGTACGGAGTTGGAAAAGAAAGCCAACGGACACAT ATTTGACATGGAAACGTTTAGAAGTGAATTTGAGAAATTTTCACGTAACTAtctcgaagaggaagaatAG
- the LOC136197003 gene encoding large subunit GTPase 1 homolog isoform X1 — protein sequence MGRKSKKSAGLGRQLIKDRHKGIKKSDGSWLHTSDLKESEGPAYGLTSVTEESSLDSFLRTAQMAGTEFIAEKLDVTVVTGSRTDGLPTREEAIAIASAQEENKEFMTIPRRPSWTEEMSAEELDLKERDRFLEWRRQLAKLQENEALIMTPFEKNLAFWRQLWRVVERSDLVVQIVDARNPLLFYCKDLEKYVKEIDSRKQSLLLLNKSDLLTPEQRALWLEYFREHETTVAFFSALEEASRETAKCETSDDDTSDDDSASSSSSDGETEETSDGTRPRPSSSDVSKPDTKEESAPILSREELVDFFRSYHIKGEDVLTVGLVGYPNVGKSSTINSLLQTKRVPVSATPGRTKHFQTLFIDKSLCLCDCPGLVFPTFLSTKADMVCSGILPIDQMRDHTGPVSLVCQNIPRAILERTYGFYLVQPAEGEDPNRPPRANELLKAYGYMRGFMTAHGQPDCSRSARYILKDYVNGKLLYCHPPPDVDPKQFNRRDSDPDKETAKSLARDVEEVTLRQRPRYVNDVDEAFFSQDSVVAISKGVNGTRSFSRPSGVGRHVSSERVGDDDDDDDVASMRSSKPWRKHHNRNKREKTRRLQSKAAPDRLAYDLT from the exons ATGGGTCGAAAGTCCAAAAAATCGGCCGGACTTGGTCGTCAGTTAATAAAAGATCGTCATAAGGGGATAAAGAAGTCAGATGGGAGTTGG CTTCATACTAGCGATCTAAAGGAAAGCGAGGGTCCCGCCTATGGCCTAACGTCAGTCACAGAGGAAAGCAGCCTCGATAGCTTCCTCAGAACGGCTCAAATGGCCGGAACCGAGTTCATCGCTG AAAAATTGGACGTCACCGTTGTGACAGGGAGTCGTACTGACGGATTGCCAACGCGAGAAGAGGCTATAGCAATTGCCTCGGCTCAGGAAGAGAATAAGGAATTTATGACAATTCCTCGAAG GCCGTCGTGGACCGAAGAGATGAGCGCAGAGGAGTTGGATCTCAAGGAACGAGATCGATTTTTGGAATGGAGAAGACAGCTAGCAAA AttgcaagaaaacgaagcttTGATAATGACGCCTTTCGAAAAGAATCTTGCCTTCTGGCGTCAACTGTGGCGCGTTGTTGAGAGAAG TGACTTAGTAGTTCAGATTGTGGACGCAAGAAATCCCTTGCTGTTTTACTGCAAGGATTTG GAGAAGTACGTCAAAGAAATTGATAGTCGGAAACAGAGCTTGCTGCTTCTCAACAAATCGGATTTATTGACTCCGGAACAACG AGCGCTTTGGCTTGAGTATTTTCGCGAGCACGAAACTACCGTGGCGTTCTTTTCTGCGCTCGAAGAAGCGAGCAGAGAAACTGCCAAGTGCGAGACCAGCGACGATGAtacaagcgacgacgattccgcgtcgtcgtcgtcgtcagacgGCGAGACGGAAGAAACGTCGGATGGAACGAGACCGCGACCAAGTTCATCTGACGTTTCAAAACCAGACACGAAAGAAGAATCGGCTCCAATTCTTAGTAGAGAAGAATTGGTCGACTTCTTTCGGTCCTATCACATCAAAG gcgAGGATGTGCTAACTGTGGGACTG GTTGGCTATCCCAACGTGGGAAAGAGCTCGACTATAAATTCCCTTCTACAAACGAAACGCGTTCCCGTTTCGGCGACTCCAGGACGCACGAAACACTTCCAG ACTCTCTTTATTGATAAGTCTCTGTGTCTGTGCGACTGTCCCGGTTTGGTTTTTCCTACGTTTCTTTCCACGAAAGCGGATATGGTGTGCAGCGGAATTCTTCCTATCGACCAGATGCGCGATCACACGGGGCCCGTGTCTCTC GTTTGTCAGAATATTCCACGCGCTATTCTCGAACGCACCTACGGTTTCTATCTCGTCCAACCGGCCGAAGGCGAAGACCCCAACCGCCCTCCGCGCGCAAACGAACTATTGAAAGCCTACGGAT ATATGCGAGGCTTTATGACGGCACACGGGCAACCGGACTGTTCGCGATCGGCTCGATACATTCTCAAGGATTACGTCAAC ggaAAACTTCTCTACTGCCATCCACCGCCAGATGTCGATCCTAAGCAATTTAACAGACGCGACTCGGATCCGGATAAAGAGACCGCCAAATCTCTCGCGCGAGACGTCGAGGAAGTGACTCTAAGG CAACGACCGAGATacgtcaatgacgtcgacgaggcttTCTTTAGCCAG GATTCGGTTGTTGCGATTAGCAAGGGAGTTAATGGGACGCGAAGCTTTTCTCGTCCGTCTGGCGTCGGCCGGCACGTTTCGTCTGAAcgagtcggcgacgacgatgacgatgacgacgttgcgTCGATGCGATCGTCAAAACCGTGGCGAAAGCATCACAATCGAAATAAGCGCGAAAAGACGAGACGTTTACAGAGCAAGGCGGCTCCCGATCGTCTTGCCTACGATCTGACATGA
- the LOC136197024 gene encoding retinal rod rhodopsin-sensitive cGMP 3',5'-cyclic phosphodiesterase subunit delta-like, translating into MATTDAKAKQILCGFKLNWMNLRDAGTGKILWQGSDDLSAPGVEHEARVPKKILKCKAVSREINFSSAEEMKKFRLEQRVIFKGKGLEEWAFDFGFVIPGSTNTWQSLIEAAPEGQMMPANVLSGNVVIETKFFDGDLLVSTSAVRLYYV; encoded by the exons ATGGCTACAACGGACGCGAAAGCGAAACAAATTCTCTGCGGATTCAAACT AAACTGGATGAACCTCCGCGATGCGGGCACAGGGAAAATTTTATGGCAGGGAAGCGATGACCT ATCGGCTCCGGGAGTCGAACACGAAG ctCGCGTTCCAAAGAAAATACTCAAATGCAAGGCCGTCTCGCGCGAAATCAATTTCTCATCAGCCGAAGAGATGAAAAAGTTTCGATTAGAGCAGAGAGTCATATTCAAAGGGAAAGGACTCGAAG AGTGGGCCTTTGACTTTGGTTTTGTCATCCCGGGCTCCACGAACACGTGGCAGTCTCTAATTGAAGCCGCGCCCGAAGGACAGATGATGCCGGCTAACGTTCTAAG cggAAATGTCGTAATTGAGACGAAGTTTTTTGATGGAGACCTCCTTGTAAGCACGTCTGCTGTGCGGCTTTATTATGTTTGA
- the LOC136197003 gene encoding large subunit GTPase 1 homolog isoform X2 has protein sequence MGRKSKKSAGLGRQLIKDRHKGIKKSDGSWLHTSDLKESEGPAYGLTSVTEESSLDSFLRTAQMAGTEFIAEKLDVTVVTGSRTDGLPTREEAIAIASAQEENKEFMTIPRRPSWTEEMSAEELDLKERDRFLEWRRQLAKLQENEALIMTPFEKNLAFWRQLWRVVERSDLVVQIVDARNPLLFYCKDLEKYVKEIDSRKQSLLLLNKSDLLTPEQRALWLEYFREHETTVAFFSALEEASRETAKCETSDDDTSDDDSASSSSSDGETEETSDGTRPRPSSSDVSKPDTKEESAPILSREELVDFFRSYHIKGEDVLTVGLVGYPNVGKSSTINSLLQTKRVPVSATPGRTKHFQTLFIDKSLCLCDCPGLVFPTFLSTKADMVCSGILPIDQMRDHTGPVSLVCQNIPRAILERTYGFYLVQPAEGEDPNRPPRANELLKAYGYMRGFMTAHGQPDCSRSARYILKDYVNGKLLYCHPPPDVDPKQFNRRDSDPDKETAKSLARDVEEVTLRQRPRYVNDVDEAFFSQVR, from the exons ATGGGTCGAAAGTCCAAAAAATCGGCCGGACTTGGTCGTCAGTTAATAAAAGATCGTCATAAGGGGATAAAGAAGTCAGATGGGAGTTGG CTTCATACTAGCGATCTAAAGGAAAGCGAGGGTCCCGCCTATGGCCTAACGTCAGTCACAGAGGAAAGCAGCCTCGATAGCTTCCTCAGAACGGCTCAAATGGCCGGAACCGAGTTCATCGCTG AAAAATTGGACGTCACCGTTGTGACAGGGAGTCGTACTGACGGATTGCCAACGCGAGAAGAGGCTATAGCAATTGCCTCGGCTCAGGAAGAGAATAAGGAATTTATGACAATTCCTCGAAG GCCGTCGTGGACCGAAGAGATGAGCGCAGAGGAGTTGGATCTCAAGGAACGAGATCGATTTTTGGAATGGAGAAGACAGCTAGCAAA AttgcaagaaaacgaagcttTGATAATGACGCCTTTCGAAAAGAATCTTGCCTTCTGGCGTCAACTGTGGCGCGTTGTTGAGAGAAG TGACTTAGTAGTTCAGATTGTGGACGCAAGAAATCCCTTGCTGTTTTACTGCAAGGATTTG GAGAAGTACGTCAAAGAAATTGATAGTCGGAAACAGAGCTTGCTGCTTCTCAACAAATCGGATTTATTGACTCCGGAACAACG AGCGCTTTGGCTTGAGTATTTTCGCGAGCACGAAACTACCGTGGCGTTCTTTTCTGCGCTCGAAGAAGCGAGCAGAGAAACTGCCAAGTGCGAGACCAGCGACGATGAtacaagcgacgacgattccgcgtcgtcgtcgtcgtcagacgGCGAGACGGAAGAAACGTCGGATGGAACGAGACCGCGACCAAGTTCATCTGACGTTTCAAAACCAGACACGAAAGAAGAATCGGCTCCAATTCTTAGTAGAGAAGAATTGGTCGACTTCTTTCGGTCCTATCACATCAAAG gcgAGGATGTGCTAACTGTGGGACTG GTTGGCTATCCCAACGTGGGAAAGAGCTCGACTATAAATTCCCTTCTACAAACGAAACGCGTTCCCGTTTCGGCGACTCCAGGACGCACGAAACACTTCCAG ACTCTCTTTATTGATAAGTCTCTGTGTCTGTGCGACTGTCCCGGTTTGGTTTTTCCTACGTTTCTTTCCACGAAAGCGGATATGGTGTGCAGCGGAATTCTTCCTATCGACCAGATGCGCGATCACACGGGGCCCGTGTCTCTC GTTTGTCAGAATATTCCACGCGCTATTCTCGAACGCACCTACGGTTTCTATCTCGTCCAACCGGCCGAAGGCGAAGACCCCAACCGCCCTCCGCGCGCAAACGAACTATTGAAAGCCTACGGAT ATATGCGAGGCTTTATGACGGCACACGGGCAACCGGACTGTTCGCGATCGGCTCGATACATTCTCAAGGATTACGTCAAC ggaAAACTTCTCTACTGCCATCCACCGCCAGATGTCGATCCTAAGCAATTTAACAGACGCGACTCGGATCCGGATAAAGAGACCGCCAAATCTCTCGCGCGAGACGTCGAGGAAGTGACTCTAAGG CAACGACCGAGATacgtcaatgacgtcgacgaggcttTCTTTAGCCAG GTGCGGTGA
- the LOC136196929 gene encoding threonylcarbamoyladenosine tRNA methylthiotransferase-like, whose protein sequence is MDDIEDITLSLDDTARVSNKKHVLSRKLRSTTSDEPNLTQSNIPGLETIYMKTWGCSHNSSDGEYMAGQLASFGYTITGIRLRKDEKIEQGVTPPLDNPEAARLWVLNSCTVKSPSEDGFVNAVRSAKDMGKEVVLAGCVPQAQKNHRALKGLSVVGVQQIDRIVEVVEETLKGNTVRLFGSKRKDGRRVGGADLALPKIRRNPLIEIIAINTGCLNHCTYCKTKQARGDLASYLPESIVARAEQSFEEGVCEIWLTSEDTGAYGRDIGSSIPELLWQLVEVIPDGAMLRLGMTNPPYILDHLEEMAKLLAHPRSASDSVLANMKREYTAAEFRRVVDFLKEKVPGITIATDVICGFPGETEEDFEETVQLVRDYQFPSLFINQFYPRPGTPAARMKRLPTEEVKRRTREISKVFQSYHPYDHKLGEIQEVLVTEEARDKKNYVAHNKFYEQVLVPQDDSLLGKRIRVKITETGKHYLVGKILNESATRTALSKPLRKGAA, encoded by the exons ATGGACGATATTGAAGATATTACtctttctctcgacgacacgGCTCGAGTTTCGAACAAGAAACACGTTCTATCGCGAAAGCtgcgctcgacgacgtcagacGAGCCGAATTTGACGCAGTCGAATATTCCCGGATTGGAGACGATCTACATGAAAACGTGGGGCTGTTCGCACAACAGCAGCGACGGAGAGTACATGGCAGGCCAATTGGCATCATTCGGCTACACGATAACCGGTATACGCCTacgaaaagacgagaaaatcgaacagGGAGTCACGCCTCCTCTAGATAACCCGGAAGCTGCTCGTCTTTGGGTTCTAAACAGTTGCACGGTGAAAAGTCCATCGGAGGATGGATTCGTAAATGCGGTGCGAAGTGCCAAAGACATGGGAAAAGAAGTCGTCTTGGCTGGATGCGTGCCCCAGGCGCAGAAGAATCACAGAGCGCTCAAGGGACTTAGTGTCGTTGGA GTTCAGCAAATAGACCGGATTGTTGAAGTGGTCGAAGAAACTCTCAAAG GAAATACCGTTCGTTTGTTTGGGAGTAAGAGAAAGGACGGTCGTCGAGTGGGCGGAGCCGATTTAGCCTTGCCTAAAATCAGACGCAATCCGCTAATTGAGATTATTGCAATTAACACAGG TTGTCTCAATCATTGTACCTATTGTAAGACGAAGCAAGCGCGCGGGGATTTGGCCAGCTATTTGCCTGAGAGCATTGTTGCTCGAGCAGAGCAATCCTTCGAAG AGGGCGTTTGCGAGATTTGGCTGACCAGTGAAGATACAGGGGCCTACGGTCGAGATATTGGGAGCTCCATTCCCGAGTTGCTGTGGCAACTCGTAGAGGTGATTCCTGACGGAGCCATGCTTCGGCTTGGAATGACGAATCCGCCTTACATTTTAGACCATCTTGAG GAAATGGCAAAGCTATTAGCTCATCCGCGG TCAGCTTCAGATAGTGTCTTAGCTAACATGAAGAGAGAGTACACTGCTGCCGAATTTCGACGCGTAGTAGATTTTCTCAAGGAGAA GGTGCCCGGTATTACCATAGCAACTGATGTTATATGCGGATTTCCTGGAGAAACAGAAGAG gaTTTTGAAGAGACTGTTCAGCTAGTTCGAGATTATCAATTTCCCAGTCTTTTCATCAATCAGTTCTATCCTCGTCCTGGAACTCCTGCAGCCAGAATGAAAAGACTTCCCACGGAAGAG gTGAAAAGACGAACGCGAGAAATATCCAAAGTGTTTCAGTCTTACCATCCATATGACCACAAA CTTGGCGAAATTCAGGAGGTTCTAGTCACGGAAGAAGCGCGAGACAAGAAAAACTACGTGGCCCATAACAAATTCTACGaacaa gTACTAGTTCCCCAAGACGATTCCCTCCTGGGAAAACGAATCCGAGTGAAGATCACCGAAACAGGCAAGCACTATCTAGTGGGAAAGATTCTCAATGAATCCGCGACCCGCACCGCATTATCAAAGCCCCTGCGAAAGGGCGCA GCTTAG